One segment of Macrotis lagotis isolate mMagLag1 chromosome 1, bilby.v1.9.chrom.fasta, whole genome shotgun sequence DNA contains the following:
- the TXLNA gene encoding alpha-taxilin — protein MKNRDKEGAAPKLPASPAKAKGRASQAAKPDEAPEPRSPRPAGQAPEPGEGGQAKNSQSGSVCDVSEELSRQLEDILNTYCVDSSQEGPNDEGGQNEHPEPEEVEKNRNYSARNGEPEPGTPVVNGVKEITKGEPGVEEIRANDESGDRDQKRTQEKKKAKGLGKEITLLMQTLNTLSTPEEKLAALCKKYAELLEEHRNSQKQMKVLQKKQSQLVQEKDHLRSEHSRAVLARSKLESLCRELQRHNRTLKEEGVQRAREEEEKRKEVTSHFQVTLNDIQLQMEQHNERNSKLRQENMELAERLKKLIEQYELREEHIDKVFKHKDLQQQLVDAKLLQAQEMLKEAEDRHQREKDFLLKEAVESQRVCELMKQQEAHLKQQLALYTEKFEEFQNTLSKSSEVFTTFKQEMEKMTKKIKKLEKETTMYRSRWESSNKALLEMAEEKTLRDKELEGLQVKIQRLEKLCRALQSERNDLNKKVQDLSAQPPPGEADTPEAPRGPRRDGGTEPLAEGLSPEVPPALGLTEAAPQGLELSTSVSGQMETEEATPCAD, from the exons ATGAAGAACCGGGACAAGGAGGGCGCCGCCCCGAAGCTGCCGGCCAGCCCCGCCAAGGCCAAGGGCCGGGCCTCGCAGGCCGCCAAGCCCGACGAGGCCCCCGAGCCCCGGAGCCCGAGGCCGGCCGGCCAGGCCCCGGAGCCCGGCGAGG GGGGGCAAGCCAAGAATTCTCAGTCGGGATCCGTCTGCGATGTCTCAGAGGAGCTGAGCCGGCAGCTGGAAGACATACTGAATACCTACTGTGTCGATAGCAGTCAGGAAGGACCGAATGATGAAGGGGGTCAGAATGAACACCCAGAGCCAGAGGAGGTGGAGAAGAACAGAAATTATTCTGCACGGAACGGAGAACCAGAACCAGGCACCCCTGTAGTCAACGGAGTGAAGGAAATCACCAAGGGAGAGCCGGGTGTGGAAGAGATTCGGGCAAACGATGAGAGCGGGGACCGCGACCAGAAGCGGACCCAGGAAAAGAAGAAGGCCAAAGGCCTGG GGAAGGAGATCACTTTGCTGATGCAGACACTGAACACCCTTAGCACCCCGGAAGAGAAGTTGGCTGCACTGTGCAAGAAATATGCTGAGCTG CTGGAGGAACACCGAAATTCACAGAAGCAGATGAAAGTCCTGCAGAAGAAACAGAGTCAGCTGGTGCAGGAAAAGGACCACCTGAGGAGCGAGCACAGCCGGGCCGTCCTGGCCCGCAGCAAACTGGAAAGCCTGTGCCGGGAGCTTCAGAGGCATAACCGAACCCTCAAG GAAGAAGGTGTCCAGCGAGCacgagaggaagaggaaaagaggaaggaggtgACCTCCCACTTCCAGGTGACCCTGAACGACATCCAGTTGCAGATGGAACAGCACAACGAGCGCAACTCAAAGCTGCGCCAGGAAAATATGGAGCTTGCTGAGCGGCTGAAGAAGCTCATCGAGCAGTATGAGCTGAGGGAAGAG CACATTGACAAGGTCTTCAAACACAAGGACCTGCAGCAGCAGTTGGTGGATGCTAAACTCTTGCAGGCCCAGGAGATGCTGAAGGAGGCTGAGGATAGGCACCAGCGAGAAAAAGACTTT CTGCTGAAGGAAGCAGTGGAGTCCCAGCGAGTGTGCGAGCTGATGAAACAGCAGGAGGCCCATCTGAAGCAGCAG CTTGCACTGTACACCGAAAAATTCGAGGAGTTCCAGAATACTCTGTCCAAGAGTAGTGAGGTGTTCACTACCTTTAAGCAGGAAATGGAAAAG ATGACCAAAAAGATcaaaaaactggagaaagagaCCACCATGTACCGATCCCGGTGGGAGAGCAGCAATAAGGCGCTGCTGGAGATGGCCgaggag aaaactCTTCGAGACAAGGAGCTGGAAGGCCTGCAAGTGAAGATCCAGAGGCTCGAGAAACTATGCCGGGCCCTGCAAAGCGAGCGAAATGACCTGAACAAGAAGGTGCAGGACCTGAGTGCCCAGCCTCCGCCTGGAGAAGCAGACACCCCCGAGGCCCCCCGAGGCCCCCGCAGGGACGGTGGCACCGAGCCACTGGCTGAGGGTCTGAGCCCTGAGGTCCCTCCAGCTCTGGGTCTCACAGAGGCTGCCCCCCAGGGCCTCGAACTGAGCACGAGTGTTTCAGGCCAGATGGAGACTGAGGAAGCCACCCCTTGTGCTGACTAG